One Spirochaeta africana DSM 8902 genomic window carries:
- a CDS encoding sensor histidine kinase, which produces MFGNHWPFDIPPHPGTPGRRAVLLSAVAGLLSLVLAPWSLSFSLGNTIISIPWPLLLPVLAAAAFGPRNGMVAGICGGSWFPFLLWSYNGWANLVTAAVFTFYFIGVGRLAIYRIHLKSRVVYRRMAGLLLIFIPVIAVAYLILYPYILQFNPPPWTADVRTSIATATLLNFLIKDVLNLLLLTIIAETLLRLDPLRKLTGARRIEPMRRNLQLLGWALVIGIAFWGLFVLLDASLIRSPTLYRRPYIPLALLLVLACSVVVARVLMSFSEKMLITNAALRGSERQLQVAVHEKEVLIRELYHRTKNNMQTIISIISLKTSDSSNEEVLRLFRDIENQISAMSLVHTQLYQSNSLTHIDLESYLQNLFSLIAESFEREHSLRLDLRCNAISLPLTSAIPCGLILNELITNTCKYAFPRHQSGCITIEVERSADNQLRLLYGDNGVGMPSHDTPPAGIGLSTVYALAEGQLGGKITILDRPGVWYHIIWPG; this is translated from the coding sequence GTGTTTGGCAACCATTGGCCTTTCGACATCCCGCCTCATCCCGGAACCCCTGGGCGTCGTGCGGTGCTGCTGTCGGCAGTGGCAGGGCTGCTCAGTCTGGTATTGGCCCCCTGGTCCTTGTCGTTTTCCCTTGGCAACACGATAATCAGCATCCCCTGGCCGTTACTGTTGCCGGTGCTGGCTGCTGCAGCCTTTGGACCGCGCAACGGTATGGTTGCCGGCATCTGCGGCGGCAGCTGGTTCCCGTTTCTGCTGTGGTCATACAACGGCTGGGCCAATCTGGTTACTGCGGCGGTATTCACTTTCTATTTTATCGGTGTCGGCCGGCTGGCGATCTACCGGATCCATCTGAAAAGCCGGGTCGTGTATCGCCGGATGGCAGGACTGCTGCTGATCTTTATTCCGGTTATCGCCGTGGCCTACTTGATACTGTACCCCTACATCCTGCAGTTCAATCCTCCGCCATGGACAGCAGATGTTCGCACCAGTATAGCCACCGCGACACTCCTAAACTTCCTTATCAAGGATGTGCTGAATCTGCTGCTGCTTACCATTATCGCCGAGACCCTGCTGCGACTGGACCCCCTGCGTAAACTCACCGGAGCACGCCGCATAGAACCGATGCGCCGAAATCTTCAACTGCTGGGCTGGGCCCTGGTCATTGGCATAGCATTCTGGGGACTGTTTGTACTACTGGATGCCTCGCTGATCCGCAGCCCGACGCTGTACCGGCGCCCGTACATTCCGTTGGCCTTGCTGCTGGTACTTGCCTGCAGTGTGGTAGTAGCCCGGGTGCTGATGTCGTTCTCGGAAAAGATGCTGATAACCAACGCCGCACTGCGCGGCAGTGAACGACAGCTGCAGGTAGCGGTGCACGAAAAAGAGGTGCTGATCCGCGAGCTGTATCACCGCACCAAGAACAATATGCAGACCATTATTTCAATAATCTCATTAAAGACCTCTGACAGCAGCAACGAGGAGGTACTGCGTCTGTTCCGCGACATCGAGAACCAGATCAGTGCGATGTCGCTGGTTCATACCCAGCTTTATCAGTCCAATAGCCTGACGCATATCGATCTGGAGTCCTATCTGCAGAATCTGTTCAGTCTGATTGCCGAGAGTTTCGAGCGCGAACACAGCCTGCGGCTTGATCTGCGCTGTAACGCTATCTCGCTGCCGCTGACCAGCGCCATTCCATGCGGCCTGATCCTGAATGAGCTGATCACCAACACCTGTAAATACGCCTTTCCTCGCCATCAGTCCGGCTGCATCACGATAGAGGTTGAGCGTTCCGCCGATAATCAATTGCGTCTGCTGTACGGGGACAACGGTGTGGGAATGCCCTCGCATGATACCCCGCCAGCAGGTATTGGCTTAAGCACGGTCTATGCGCTGGCAGAGGGGCAGCTGGGCGGAAAGATCACTATCCTGGACCGCCCCGGGGTGTGGTACCACATAATCTGGCCCGGCTAA
- a CDS encoding NADase-type glycan-binding domain-containing protein, translating into MKYWWMIVLMGWAAGIPVLAGAEEQIMQLHFSEFGGYAYHASSTLDADSHVELGTYGMHTLFDGDTWTGWSEGSDGSGIGERLWLRIDPGSDTVAVINGFARSERLFLANNRVQGLRVRLWGGWLPDGMVTEYGPVYLMAPVSDSYALDLQDSRELQMIALPFDYSAAELARDQLRLHVHGYAERQGLPERMVEEVYLIEFEIVSVFPGNRWDDTCLSELRVFPRDTYRAQQLYGEDGVIRYDRTQHDNPGRGRTLLQSRDYLYDPYLVDPAGEWVVAFRTPRTIEGRVESVAVLLRLPLPVEYQHAGFRDLVDAGGLAIEFVPGPNGTVLLFDDGQELVLE; encoded by the coding sequence ATGAAATATTGGTGGATGATCGTTCTGATGGGGTGGGCTGCCGGGATACCGGTGCTGGCAGGTGCCGAAGAGCAGATTATGCAGCTGCATTTCAGTGAGTTTGGCGGGTATGCCTACCATGCCAGCTCCACCCTTGATGCTGATTCGCATGTCGAGCTTGGCACTTACGGGATGCACACCCTGTTCGATGGGGATACCTGGACCGGATGGTCCGAGGGCAGCGACGGCAGTGGTATCGGCGAACGGCTGTGGCTGCGAATTGATCCGGGCAGCGATACGGTGGCGGTTATCAACGGGTTCGCGCGCAGCGAGCGGCTGTTTCTGGCCAATAATCGTGTACAGGGGTTGCGTGTGCGGCTGTGGGGCGGTTGGCTGCCGGACGGCATGGTTACCGAGTATGGACCGGTGTATCTGATGGCACCGGTCAGCGACAGCTATGCGCTTGATTTGCAGGATTCGCGGGAGCTTCAGATGATTGCCTTGCCGTTTGACTATAGCGCTGCCGAGCTGGCGCGGGACCAGTTGCGTCTGCATGTGCATGGCTATGCCGAGCGCCAGGGGTTACCGGAACGCATGGTAGAAGAGGTCTATCTGATCGAGTTCGAGATTGTATCGGTTTTTCCTGGCAACCGCTGGGATGATACCTGCCTGAGTGAGCTGCGGGTATTCCCTCGGGATACCTATCGGGCGCAGCAGCTGTATGGCGAGGATGGAGTAATCCGCTACGACCGTACGCAGCACGATAACCCTGGTCGCGGACGTACCCTCTTACAGTCACGCGACTATCTGTATGATCCGTATCTTGTCGACCCGGCCGGAGAGTGGGTGGTCGCGTTTCGCACCCCCCGGACAATCGAGGGCCGCGTGGAATCAGTAGCGGTACTGCTGCGACTGCCGCTGCCGGTTGAGTACCAGCATGCGGGGTTTCGTGATCTGGTGGATGCTGGCGGCCTGGCTATCGAGTTTGTGCCGGGCCCGAACGGCACAGTGCTTCTTTTCGATGATGGGCAGGAGCTGGTGCTGGAGTAA
- a CDS encoding ABC transporter ATP-binding protein, translated as MTPAIEIRNLYKTYRNGTEALSGLSMQVARNCTTAVLGPNGAGKSTLVRSVCGLCTPDRGEVLIQERRIQPGSRDLATLIGVAGQDNDLDPDETALQHLWFQSRLYRMSRATAHHRIEELVELFQLQSHLEKPARNLSGGTRRKLHCALALIHRPQLLILDEPTVGMDPEVRQEFWQAIDGFVRQQQGTVLLTTQYLEEVDRHAAQMILLVDGISGYQGCTGEFKKHMHPDSTESLENSYLTFIRQHRHSIEQGGLQ; from the coding sequence ATGACACCAGCGATAGAGATCAGGAATCTGTACAAGACCTATCGCAACGGAACCGAGGCGTTGTCCGGTCTGTCGATGCAGGTTGCACGCAACTGTACCACCGCAGTACTCGGACCGAATGGCGCCGGAAAGTCCACACTGGTACGGTCCGTGTGCGGACTCTGTACGCCCGACCGGGGCGAGGTCCTGATCCAGGAACGGCGGATCCAGCCAGGGTCCAGGGATCTGGCCACCCTGATCGGGGTGGCCGGACAGGATAACGATCTGGACCCGGATGAAACGGCCCTGCAGCACCTGTGGTTTCAATCCAGACTGTATCGTATGTCCCGAGCCACCGCACACCACCGCATCGAGGAACTGGTCGAGCTGTTTCAGCTGCAGTCCCATCTGGAAAAACCTGCACGGAACCTCTCCGGAGGCACCAGGCGCAAGCTCCACTGTGCACTGGCTCTGATACACCGCCCTCAGCTGCTTATCCTGGATGAACCCACCGTAGGAATGGATCCGGAGGTACGGCAGGAATTCTGGCAGGCGATCGATGGCTTCGTCCGTCAGCAGCAGGGCACGGTACTGTTGACCACCCAGTACCTGGAGGAGGTCGATCGGCATGCTGCGCAGATGATCCTGCTCGTTGATGGAATATCCGGCTATCAAGGCTGTACCGGAGAATTCAAAAAGCACATGCATCCGGATTCCACTGAGTCCCTTGAGAACAGCTATCTGACATTTATCCGGCAGCATCGTCATTCAATAGAACAAGGAGGTCTGCAATGA
- a CDS encoding ABC transporter permease: MSTPVVLLSARAIRGLYRRPGGFLGGLAMSLFFLVVYHAGIGGVAALADFGPGGYLGFIFPMSIVSLAMGSAAGAGQSLHRDMQSGYFRRLVLSPSPLWAVGIAAVAADAAAAVLGAAILTSAAVIAGMPLAFGWLSLLGILGISLLWGIFLSALSAGVMLRTGSADGARLVTTAVFPLLFLSTTFMPLEMITSSWLRTVARGNPVTYLMEALRYMINGGPDRHPLQNGIILLAILAAGALLFAARSARQQIE, encoded by the coding sequence ATGAGTACCCCGGTTGTACTGCTTTCAGCACGAGCTATCAGAGGATTGTACCGCCGTCCCGGCGGTTTTCTGGGAGGACTGGCGATGAGCCTGTTCTTCCTGGTAGTCTACCATGCCGGTATCGGCGGTGTAGCAGCCCTGGCAGATTTTGGTCCCGGAGGGTATCTGGGATTTATCTTCCCCATGAGCATAGTCTCCCTGGCGATGGGCTCCGCGGCAGGTGCCGGTCAGTCACTTCACCGGGATATGCAGAGTGGCTACTTTCGCCGATTGGTGCTGAGCCCGTCCCCGTTATGGGCAGTCGGGATTGCAGCGGTAGCCGCCGACGCAGCTGCGGCGGTTCTTGGTGCGGCAATTCTTACCTCCGCCGCTGTTATTGCCGGGATGCCATTGGCATTTGGCTGGCTTTCCCTGCTGGGAATACTCGGAATAAGCCTGCTGTGGGGGATATTCCTCTCGGCCCTGTCGGCTGGTGTCATGCTGCGAACCGGCAGTGCCGATGGAGCCCGCCTGGTTACCACGGCAGTATTCCCGCTGTTGTTTCTCAGCACAACCTTCATGCCGCTGGAGATGATCACCTCTTCCTGGCTGCGCACTGTTGCCCGTGGCAACCCGGTTACCTATCTCATGGAGGCCCTCCGCTACATGATAAATGGCGGGCCCGATCGGCATCCCCTGCAAAACGGCATCATACTGCTCGCGATACTGGCGGCAGGTGCACTGCTGTTTGCAGCACGCTCTGCCAGGCAGCAAATCGAGTAA
- a CDS encoding MerR family transcriptional regulator: MRAKPWIGTDTLARRLQIHPNTLRWYESAGYIMPVPRTPGGQRMFYPEQQLQVHFLRHLFKIHWMYGPIRDYCFCCIHHLRSANYHILRQQVYELQLLLRRESDLAHRAIRIIDAWLGGAPPVGAPPAGSPPACSSQAGAPAACTPSAVDSTIPSRGVKVTAAARLCDISPHRIRNWDRNGMLQLERDQYGHRILFPDQIACLLVIRWCRTAGYSITAIRRMLRTLQQNGYSPDGCSTDKCSPGETRIRFLLDSPEAAEQELFPAFPRDRWISSLADAISACVHLQDLAAELASLN, from the coding sequence ATGCGCGCTAAACCCTGGATCGGTACGGATACCCTGGCACGCCGCCTGCAGATTCATCCGAACACCCTGCGCTGGTACGAGTCTGCCGGCTATATTATGCCGGTACCACGCACCCCGGGCGGACAGCGGATGTTCTATCCGGAACAGCAGCTGCAGGTACATTTTCTGCGACATCTTTTCAAAATCCACTGGATGTACGGCCCCATCCGCGATTATTGCTTCTGTTGTATTCATCATCTGCGAAGCGCTAATTACCATATCCTGCGGCAGCAGGTGTATGAATTGCAGCTGCTGCTGCGGCGAGAAAGCGACCTGGCACATCGAGCTATCCGGATTATAGACGCCTGGCTGGGCGGCGCCCCTCCAGTCGGCGCCCCTCCAGCCGGCTCGCCTCCAGCATGCTCGTCCCAAGCAGGCGCCCCTGCAGCATGCACCCCCTCAGCCGTCGACAGCACGATACCATCACGAGGGGTAAAGGTGACTGCAGCCGCCCGACTATGTGACATCAGCCCGCACCGGATACGTAACTGGGACCGCAACGGCATGCTGCAGCTGGAACGGGATCAGTACGGTCACCGAATACTGTTCCCTGATCAGATTGCCTGTCTGCTGGTGATCCGCTGGTGTCGTACCGCAGGCTACAGTATAACTGCGATACGTCGCATGCTGCGGACCCTGCAGCAGAATGGGTACAGCCCCGATGGATGCAGCACCGATAAGTGCAGCCCCGGGGAGACCCGGATCCGGTTTCTGCTTGACTCCCCCGAGGCAGCCGAACAGGAGTTGTTTCCCGCCTTTCCCCGGGACCGCTGGATCAGCTCTCTGGCCGATGCCATCTCCGCCTGTGTCCACCTGCAGGATCTGGCAGCAGAGCTCGCCTCGCTGAACTAA
- a CDS encoding adenylate/guanylate cyclase domain-containing protein, which produces MKLPVLRRCVLLFALLAVLTAGIYAGTPQAQRGVIDLSTWDFDQDGTIELNGEWLFARDEFTDPGVSLEIGSNTPAVEQPQIWNRFEQPLPGLGAATQQLTLHLPESAVGQVLGLRITHIYTAFRLYADTTLIASNGRPSLQQDTAVAQYLPKVAFFQPDSTTVRLTLHISNYDHSKGGLSEPLVLGSDHQILRLRETRIMSEMITVGILGIIGLYHMMIFILRKKELSALTFSLFCVIISLRTLLMGERLWYFFFPNFPWSLGQRMDYLTICLFYPLFVLFLRLIYPQELKKWFSWLIISLSLAFALIVISTPTTFFTRLLTAYNILISISGTYIIYVLILAAVRNRGGARLLLFGGVVFFLTALNDIMYNRGLIQTAYLSNLGLVVFTITQTIVLSYLFTRAYMLIEGINTSLWRFVPQEVLRFLGKNDIVDIQLGDQIHSTFSVLFADIRGFTQLSEDMSPADSFRFINAFLERTGPVIREYGGFIDKYIGDAIMAIFPNDPAQAVQAAIALHREVGRFNHAHPDYPDIRIGVSINSGPIMLGIIGEKERLESTVISDVVNVAARLESLNKFYGTGITISDSVYRRLPPDGFSTRHLGSEMIRGRQQEVAIYEVFDIDDAELRRRKLQGRGAFSAAVAAMQQEQYEEARSILRQLQTDAPLDTVVACLLQRIDASHDNSRLNNLQA; this is translated from the coding sequence ATGAAGTTGCCTGTACTGCGCCGTTGTGTGCTGCTGTTTGCTCTGCTGGCAGTACTCACGGCTGGAATATATGCCGGTACCCCGCAGGCGCAGCGCGGGGTAATCGACCTGTCCACCTGGGATTTTGATCAGGACGGCACCATCGAATTGAATGGTGAGTGGCTGTTCGCCCGGGATGAGTTTACCGATCCTGGTGTTTCGCTGGAAATCGGATCAAACACTCCAGCTGTTGAACAGCCGCAGATATGGAACCGTTTCGAACAACCCCTGCCGGGCCTGGGTGCTGCTACCCAACAGCTGACCCTGCATCTGCCCGAGTCGGCTGTCGGCCAGGTACTGGGGCTGCGGATAACCCATATCTATACCGCATTCCGGCTCTACGCCGACACCACCCTTATCGCCTCCAACGGGCGTCCCTCGCTGCAGCAGGACACCGCCGTGGCCCAGTATCTGCCCAAGGTCGCCTTCTTCCAACCCGACTCGACCACTGTTCGTCTGACTCTTCATATATCAAACTACGACCATAGTAAGGGCGGACTCTCCGAGCCGCTGGTGCTGGGCAGCGATCATCAGATCCTGCGACTGCGCGAAACACGGATAATGTCGGAGATGATCACCGTCGGGATACTGGGCATCATCGGGTTGTATCACATGATGATCTTCATCCTGCGAAAAAAAGAACTCAGTGCTCTCACCTTCAGTCTGTTCTGTGTAATCATCAGCCTGCGCACCCTGCTGATGGGTGAACGCCTGTGGTACTTTTTTTTCCCGAACTTCCCCTGGTCCCTGGGGCAGCGTATGGATTACCTCACGATCTGCCTGTTTTACCCACTGTTTGTACTGTTCCTCAGACTGATCTACCCGCAGGAGCTGAAGAAGTGGTTCTCCTGGCTGATTATCTCGCTGAGCCTGGCCTTTGCGCTCATCGTGATTTCCACCCCGACCACCTTCTTTACCCGCCTGCTGACCGCCTATAACATACTGATCAGTATCAGCGGTACCTACATAATCTATGTCTTGATTCTGGCAGCAGTACGCAACCGTGGGGGGGCTCGCCTGCTGCTGTTTGGCGGGGTGGTGTTCTTTCTTACTGCACTGAATGACATTATGTATAATCGGGGGCTGATCCAGACTGCCTATCTGAGCAACCTCGGCCTGGTGGTATTTACGATCACCCAAACCATTGTCCTGTCGTACCTGTTCACCAGGGCATACATGTTGATAGAGGGGATAAACACCTCATTGTGGCGTTTCGTGCCCCAGGAGGTACTGCGATTTCTCGGCAAGAATGACATCGTCGATATTCAACTGGGCGACCAGATCCATAGCACCTTCTCGGTTCTGTTCGCCGACATCCGGGGTTTCACCCAGCTATCCGAGGACATGTCTCCCGCCGACAGCTTCCGCTTTATTAACGCCTTTCTGGAACGTACCGGCCCGGTAATTCGCGAGTACGGCGGTTTTATCGACAAGTACATTGGTGATGCGATCATGGCGATCTTTCCCAACGACCCGGCGCAGGCGGTACAGGCGGCTATTGCACTGCACCGGGAGGTTGGACGATTCAATCATGCGCATCCAGACTATCCGGATATCCGGATCGGGGTCAGCATCAACTCCGGCCCGATCATGCTGGGTATCATTGGTGAAAAGGAACGGCTGGAAAGCACGGTAATCTCGGACGTCGTAAATGTGGCCGCACGCCTGGAAAGCCTGAACAAGTTCTATGGCACCGGCATCACCATCAGCGATAGCGTGTACCGCCGTCTGCCGCCGGACGGCTTCTCCACTCGGCATCTTGGCAGCGAAATGATTCGCGGCCGTCAACAGGAGGTTGCCATCTACGAGGTTTTTGATATCGATGATGCCGAGCTGCGGCGCCGAAAACTGCAGGGACGGGGGGCTTTCTCCGCTGCGGTGGCAGCCATGCAGCAGGAACAGTACGAAGAGGCCCGCTCGATCCTGCGTCAGCTGCAGACCGATGCACCTCTGGATACCGTGGTTGCCTGCCTGCTGCAGCGCATAGATGCCTCGCACGACAACAGTCGACTGAACAACCTGCAGGCGTAA
- a CDS encoding MFS transporter: MHRAVIRPYLLYRFFQDFALVYPVYVIYFQQTGLDYQAIAVLLAGWAAAMLVMEIPSGILADLSSRRLSIAAGMVMKAAAFLVWMYFPVFSGFMLGFVLWGCQEAITTGTADALLYDALRATGDQQQYIRLAGRGTLASRAGIVLSVLTGAVLFSVSTTAVLLVSSLSMLISAAAAVCIPEKQHSSHVHPDVRSRLGIIRQQLMAAMQIPGLLSYVVFGSLVTAVYGILDEYDFLYAAYRGVPLAAVGIWGTIRFLSEGVGAWAADWLEQWVSVSRPPRLALWSLAAALLLSGGIVLGGLQAPASVVVLPLYFLYFGAMAAAEVVVSGRVQHVIQSEGRATISSVVSFVYTGFGIIVGLAFGWAASSFGLPAIFLSGAIITATAASIYLSGIGITTVFRHAR; the protein is encoded by the coding sequence ATGCACCGCGCGGTAATCCGTCCCTATCTCCTGTATCGGTTTTTCCAGGATTTTGCCCTGGTATATCCGGTCTATGTAATCTACTTCCAGCAGACCGGGCTTGATTACCAGGCTATCGCCGTACTGCTGGCCGGGTGGGCAGCGGCTATGCTCGTTATGGAGATCCCATCCGGGATCCTGGCGGATCTGAGCAGCCGCCGCCTCAGCATAGCGGCGGGTATGGTAATGAAGGCCGCCGCCTTTCTGGTCTGGATGTATTTCCCGGTATTCAGCGGATTCATGCTGGGATTTGTGCTGTGGGGCTGCCAGGAAGCAATCACCACCGGCACAGCAGATGCATTGCTCTATGATGCCCTGCGGGCGACGGGGGATCAGCAGCAGTACATCAGACTGGCCGGCAGGGGTACTCTGGCTTCCCGAGCCGGGATTGTCCTCTCGGTACTGACAGGCGCGGTACTGTTCAGTGTTTCTACGACTGCAGTACTGCTGGTATCCAGTCTGTCGATGCTGATTTCCGCCGCTGCTGCCGTGTGTATACCGGAGAAGCAGCACAGCAGTCATGTTCACCCGGATGTGCGATCCCGCCTCGGCATCATACGCCAGCAGCTGATGGCCGCAATGCAGATCCCCGGGCTGCTGTCCTACGTGGTGTTCGGCAGTCTGGTTACCGCAGTATACGGGATTCTCGATGAGTATGATTTTCTCTACGCAGCCTACCGGGGAGTACCGCTGGCCGCCGTCGGAATATGGGGCACCATACGATTCCTGTCCGAGGGGGTGGGAGCCTGGGCAGCAGACTGGCTGGAGCAGTGGGTGTCTGTTTCGCGACCGCCTCGCCTGGCGCTGTGGAGTCTGGCGGCAGCTCTGCTGCTCAGCGGCGGTATTGTACTGGGTGGACTGCAGGCCCCAGCTTCGGTGGTTGTACTCCCGCTCTACTTTCTCTACTTTGGCGCCATGGCAGCTGCCGAGGTAGTTGTGTCCGGCCGGGTACAACATGTTATTCAGTCCGAGGGTCGCGCGACAATCAGTTCCGTTGTATCGTTCGTATATACCGGTTTCGGGATTATTGTTGGTCTGGCATTCGGCTGGGCGGCCAGCAGCTTTGGCTTGCCGGCAATCTTCCTGAGCGGCGCGATCATTACGGCGACTGCAGCCAGCATCTACCTTAGCGGTATCGGGATAACAACGGTGTTTCGTCATGCGCGCTAA
- a CDS encoding TIGR00341 family protein: MRWRKKTNTKPGNPETPPGDPSVARSAPQPKSDERPKPGEPAAAKPSLADEVSRESRKIRRWNFATHLLKRRRDGELSLNGGLGGLRHEYAIYRERKQKTEEKYLTYETVVASATDSAEYYVLLVLSCLIATFGLLNNSAAVIIGAMIVAPLMGPILGLSAGVLWGSGRTVLEAVTTLLWGILIVLGITAAISFALPFVQLSEQILARTTPNLLDIGIALASGLAGAYAYTNKKVSASIPGVAIAVALMPPLCTIGITLGIGRWDLAVGAATLFGVNLLGISLAALIVFYLVDLHPHVTADEPDKERIKRRVFSQLIISLAALLAIAIPMIVAAQGFVEQNRMRQLASDYLYTELGRGAVYELSIQHNPDGLAIRAILLGGDVEPDTLQTELAQLSGIPVELHLFRIEPVPARE, from the coding sequence GTGAGATGGCGAAAAAAAACGAATACAAAACCGGGAAATCCGGAGACGCCCCCCGGTGACCCTTCCGTAGCCAGATCTGCGCCGCAGCCAAAATCGGATGAACGTCCTAAACCGGGAGAGCCGGCAGCTGCCAAGCCGTCGCTGGCAGATGAGGTATCCCGGGAATCCCGAAAGATCCGCCGCTGGAACTTTGCAACCCATCTGCTGAAACGCCGACGCGATGGCGAGCTGAGCTTGAACGGCGGCCTGGGAGGGCTTCGTCACGAGTATGCGATTTACCGCGAGCGAAAGCAGAAAACCGAGGAAAAGTATCTTACCTATGAAACGGTGGTAGCCAGTGCAACCGACAGTGCCGAGTACTACGTACTGCTGGTACTCTCCTGCCTGATCGCTACCTTCGGTCTGCTGAACAACTCTGCCGCGGTCATTATCGGTGCAATGATCGTAGCGCCACTTATGGGCCCGATACTCGGCCTCTCTGCCGGGGTGCTGTGGGGCTCGGGCCGCACGGTGCTGGAAGCGGTCACCACCCTCCTGTGGGGTATCCTGATTGTTCTGGGAATTACTGCAGCGATTTCGTTTGCGCTGCCGTTCGTACAGCTCTCCGAACAAATACTTGCCCGCACCACACCTAACCTGCTTGATATCGGGATTGCACTCGCCTCCGGGCTGGCTGGAGCCTATGCCTACACCAACAAAAAGGTCAGCGCCAGTATCCCGGGGGTAGCAATCGCGGTCGCACTGATGCCGCCGTTGTGTACCATCGGTATTACCCTGGGAATCGGGCGTTGGGATCTGGCCGTCGGGGCTGCCACCCTGTTCGGGGTCAACCTGCTGGGAATTTCTCTGGCTGCTCTGATTGTGTTCTATCTGGTTGATCTGCATCCCCATGTAACAGCCGATGAGCCCGATAAGGAACGCATCAAGCGCCGGGTATTCAGCCAGCTGATCATCAGCCTGGCAGCACTCCTGGCGATCGCTATCCCGATGATTGTTGCTGCCCAGGGGTTTGTTGAACAGAACCGCATGCGGCAGCTTGCTTCGGACTATCTGTATACCGAGCTTGGCCGCGGTGCGGTGTACGAGCTGTCTATCCAGCACAATCCGGACGGCCTGGCCATTCGTGCCATCCTGCTTGGCGGAGATGTCGAACCGGATACCCTGCAGACGGAGCTGGCACAGCTCAGCGGCATCCCGGTCGAGCTGCACCTGTTTCGTATCGAACCGGTTCCCGCACGCGAGTAA
- a CDS encoding SH3 domain-containing protein, with the protein MPIHRGYSHRIMLIVALLTGFTLLQAGCANDRNDRDYSGDPELQSLGERDSHSLIVLSDGLRLRSQPTTTAEVNQLLREGTLLAADARTTVPETVGERTGYWYRVTMHTDDTVSGFVFGVHLDSLPEQTAQILAAGTDWDPPGPQDIEAFAGTSWAPAYGSWGWGVRLFPNGRFNSRYIGDSDRSLYGFWRRVDDTAIELQYAREIDPIARSQGDNFPEPGIWTLQEDTDNVLSHRSLIAPGDTVLHDITNRRPAGQTVVLGDTTVETVAETRNRIMTETELLSPEDMRPKAVLSQGTVVRVLGRATDGENRYAFVHIPRPYDQGGLDTGLVVLQAVGFSAE; encoded by the coding sequence ATGCCTATACACCGTGGATATTCGCACCGGATAATGCTGATCGTGGCACTGCTGACCGGCTTTACTCTGCTGCAGGCTGGCTGCGCCAATGACCGCAACGACAGGGACTACAGTGGCGATCCTGAACTGCAGTCCCTTGGTGAACGCGACAGTCACAGCCTGATTGTCCTGAGTGACGGGTTACGCCTGCGAAGTCAACCGACCACCACTGCCGAGGTCAACCAGCTGCTGCGCGAAGGAACCCTGCTGGCGGCCGATGCCCGCACTACCGTCCCTGAGACGGTTGGTGAACGGACCGGCTACTGGTATCGGGTAACCATGCATACCGATGACACGGTTTCCGGTTTTGTTTTTGGTGTCCACCTGGACAGCCTGCCGGAGCAGACGGCGCAGATCCTTGCTGCCGGGACAGACTGGGATCCTCCTGGCCCACAGGACATCGAGGCATTCGCCGGCACCTCCTGGGCGCCAGCATACGGCAGCTGGGGCTGGGGGGTACGGCTCTTCCCCAACGGGCGCTTCAACAGCCGGTACATTGGCGACAGCGATCGCAGTCTCTACGGTTTCTGGCGTCGTGTGGATGACACCGCGATTGAACTCCAGTACGCACGGGAGATCGACCCGATCGCGCGCAGTCAGGGTGACAATTTCCCGGAACCAGGCATCTGGACACTCCAGGAGGATACCGACAATGTTCTGTCTCACCGGTCACTCATCGCACCTGGCGACACGGTACTGCATGATATCACCAATCGGCGGCCAGCAGGCCAGACCGTAGTCCTGGGGGATACCACAGTAGAGACAGTCGCCGAAACCCGGAACCGCATCATGACCGAGACCGAGCTTCTGTCGCCTGAAGATATGCGCCCCAAGGCTGTGCTGAGTCAGGGAACCGTTGTCCGGGTACTCGGGCGTGCAACCGACGGCGAAAACCGGTACGCATTTGTCCATATCCCGCGTCCGTATGACCAGGGGGGGCTGGATACCGGCCTGGTAGTTCTGCAGGCAGTCGGGTTCTCTGCCGAGTAA